ACCGAGGCGGTCTTTGGCCTCGCAGGCTATGGCAAATTCGCAGCCGATAGCGCCAATCGCGGCGATGTGCCGGCGGTGCAGGGCGTTCTGGTTGTCGCCATCGTGCTGGTTGTCGCCTTTAACCTGCTGATCAACCTGCTGCTCTTGCGGCTTAATCCCGCTGCGGCGCGCGGCGTTTAGGGGGAAATGCCAATGATCCGCAAAATCTGGTCGCTGCCGTCCGGGCGTATCTCGATCCTCTTCTTGCTTTTTATCCTGACGCTTGCGGTCTTTGGCCCGTGGCTGGCGCCCTATGATCCGCTGCGCGGCTCTGCGGCGGTGCTGGCCCATCCCAGCGCCGCGCATTGGCTGGGCACGGATTATATGGGCCGTGATGTCCTTAGCCGCATTCTGGCGGGATCGACCATCAGCGTGTTCGGATCGGTTCAGGTGGCCATCATCGCGCTGGTGGTGGGTGCCATTCCGGGGATCTTGTCGGTCTACCTGGGGCGCAGCTTTGAATGGCTGACCTTGCGGCTGGTCGACACATTGATCGCACTGCCGTTTCTGGTGTTCGCCGTCGCGGTCACAGCCCTTCTAGGAAATGCCATTCCGCAGGCGATGCTGGTGGTCGGGGTGATGGTCTCGCCGGTCTTTTACCGCGTGGCGCGTGCCGCAACACTGGGCATCTCGCGCGCGCAATATGTCGAGGCGGCGATGCTATCGGGGGCCTCGACCGGATGGATCGTGCGCCACCATGTCTGGTCAAAGGTGATGCCGGCCATTGCCGTGGCGCTTGCAAATACAATGGGCACCGGGTTTGTGGTCGTCTCTAGCCTGACATTCCTTGGGATTGGCGTGCAGCCGCCCGCGCCGACCTGGGGCGGGGTGCTGGCCTCTGACCTCGGCTATCTGGGCTTTCGGCCCTATGCGCCCATTTTCACCACCGTGCTAATCGTGCTGACGGTGCTGGCGTTTAACCTGCTGGCGGATGTGATCCGCGAT
Above is a genomic segment from Ketogulonicigenium vulgare WSH-001 containing:
- a CDS encoding ABC transporter permease — protein: MIRKIWSLPSGRISILFLLFILTLAVFGPWLAPYDPLRGSAAVLAHPSAAHWLGTDYMGRDVLSRILAGSTISVFGSVQVAIIALVVGAIPGILSVYLGRSFEWLTLRLVDTLIALPFLVFAVAVTALLGNAIPQAMLVVGVMVSPVFYRVARAATLGISRAQYVEAAMLSGASTGWIVRHHVWSKVMPAIAVALANTMGTGFVVVSSLTFLGIGVQPPAPTWGGVLASDLGYLGFRPYAPIFTTVLIVLTVLAFNLLADVIRDVTGEAGRSLLLRRKTAPMPATATGGN